One window of the Penaeus vannamei isolate JL-2024 chromosome 31, ASM4276789v1, whole genome shotgun sequence genome contains the following:
- the LOC138867719 gene encoding uncharacterized protein — protein sequence MEGKLGPVPLNGTLYLGQEQDRLAGGTDAQQSVSGYIAQFNLWNYTLGVAQIRNMASCVANPRGNVLSSDLTEFEEANAESEVVPIDTFCKDQQKFVVYPLELYVWDARDFCRRLSASLFLPKDAESNRRLFEDSGRFSEVCDSRSYRRLFLGAEGEGEGPRRRWVSQGNATISFTAWAPGEPNSGANDNCIVLRNDMPKWGDVQCTLEQCFACGTSKSSFIFLRGICRQTEHEIRFLIDGYVNNWPFFRGYYGMAVYNTGDGQWLFKDTGVNATLAEMNMNHPDEYPVGRSKWQVLQPFCDFSLGEEITLGLSACTIKEFMCSDGSCVPRGVRCNLREDCRDGSDEENCGIVHFSGRYASHRPPPGKTFKDVLLIQPHVHIVRFSKIDDINLAIYLECEVYLTWTDRNLQYKNIKEEEAKNKLSEEEVLAIWTPRIEFLNVNDGILKYLKSGVFARRTGEPRPPEFNDVKMDTMYEPTSAQLVQMTAYSASFSCNFYLFKYPFDVQECGLLVKLASADVSVIDFSNATVIYSGPRKLPKYEVMDVSAHQGGRTGYAVLEVTFTLERRWSLLVLTIFLPTILLLGIGYVTLHVKLAAFQVRAIMTLTTLLVLYTLFNQVSSDLPDTAYIKMIDMWFFFCIFLIFSVIVIHAVVEHLPQTGSREVAEAKTATPVLAFAEEKATRKTRLTGPFVMRVMSFYVYPFIICVFNLAFWLAVFNL from the exons ATGGAAGGGAAACTCGGCCCGGTTCCCTTGAATGGGACCCTCTACTTGGGCCAAGAACAGGACAGGTTAGCCGGGGGGACCGACGCCCAACAGAGTGTTAGTGGATACATCGCTCAG TTCAACTTGTGGAACTACACGCTGGGTGTGGCCCAGATTCGGAACATGGCCAGCTGCGTCGCCAACCCCAGGGGAAACGTCCTCTCCTCCGACCTCACCGAGTTCGAGGAAGCCAACGCCGAGAGCGAGGTCGTTCCCATAGACACCTTCTGCAAGGACCAGCAGAAGTTTGTGGTGTATCCTCTTGAGCTGTACGTGTGGGACGCCCGTGACTTCTGCAGACGTCTGAGCGCTTCGCTTTTCCTTCCCAAGGACGCTGAGTCGAATCGGCGTCTCTTTGAGGACAGCGGAAGGTTCAGCGAGGTCTGCGACAGCCGGAGTTACAGGCGCCTGTTcctgggggcggagggagagggagaaggaccccGTCGCAGGTGGGTCTCCCAGGGCAACGCCACGATCAGCTTCACGGCCTGGGCGCCGGGAGAACCCAACAGCGGCGCGAACGACAACTGCATCGTCTTGAGGAACGACATGCCGAAATGGGGCGACGTGCAGTGCACGCTGGAGCAGTGCTTCGCCTGCGGGACGTCGAAAAGCAGTTTCATTTTTCTCAGGGGAATCTGTCGTCAGACGGAACATGAGATTCGCTTTCTGATCGATGGGTATGTCAATAACTGGCCTTTCTTCAGGGGTTACTATGGCATGGCGGTGTACAACACGGGCGACGGACAGTGGCTCTTCAAGGACACTGGGGTCAACGCCACGCTGGCGGAGATGAACATGAATCACCCAGACGAGTACCCAGTCGGCAGGAGTAAGTGGCAGGTCCTCCAGCCCTTCTGCGACTTCTCACTGGGCGAAGAGATCACCCTGGGGCTGTCCGCCTGCACCATCAAGGAATTCATGTGTTCGGACGGTTCCTGCGTCCCCAGAGGCGTCCGTTGCAATCTGAGGGAGGACTGTAGGGACGGGAGCGACGAGGAGAACTGTGGCATCGTCCATTTCAGCGGCAGGTACGCCAGCCACCGTCCGCCGCCGGGGAAAACCTTCAAAGACGTGCTGCTCATCCAGCCCCACGTCCACATCGTTCGCTTTTCCAAGATCGACGACATCAATCTCGCCATCTACCTGGAATGCGAAGTCTACCTCACGTGGACGGATCGGAACCTCCAGTACAAAAACATTAAAGAGGAGGAAGCCAAGAACAAGCTGTCCGAGGAGGAGGTCCTTGCCATTTGGACGCCCAGGATCGAGTTCCTGAACGTCAATGACGGGATTCTTAAGTACCTGAAGTCGGGCGTCTTCGCTCGGAGGACGGGGGAGCCTCGGCCGCCCGAATTCAACGATGTCAAGATGG ATACGATGTACGAACCAACGAGTGCCCAGCTAGTACAAATGACCGCGTATTCTGCGAGCTTCTCCTGTAATTTCTATTTGTTTAAGTACCCCTTCGACGTCCAAGAGTGCGGACTTCTCGTCAAACTTGCTTCAGCTGATGTTTCCGTCATCGATTTTTCA AATGCCACCGTGATTTACAGCGGCCCAAGAAAACTCCCGAAATACGAAGTGATGGACGTGAGCGCACACCAGGGCGGACGAACGGGATACGCTGTTTTGGAA GTGACCTTCACACTCGAGCGCCGGTGGAGTCTCCTCGTCCTGACCATCTTCTTGCCGACGATCCTCCTCCTGGGCATCGGATACGTCACGCTGCATGTCAAGCTGGCGGcatttcag GTCCGCGCCATCATGACCCTGACGACGCTCCTGGTCCTCTACACCCTCTTCAACCAGGTGTCGAGCGACCTCCCCGACACCGCCTACATCAAGATGATCGACATGTGgttcttcttctgcatcttcctcatcttcagcGTCATCGTCATCCACGCCGTCGTCGAGCACCTGCCGCAGACGGGGTCGAGGGAGGTCGCGGAAGCCAAGACGGCGACTCCTGTCTTGGCCTTCGCGGAGGAGAAAGCCACGCGGAAGACACG GCTGACGGGGCCCtttgtgatgagggtgatgagctTCTACGTGTATCCCTTCATCATCTGTGTCTTCAACCTGGCCTTCTGGCTCGCGGTCTTCAATCtctaa
- the LOC113820798 gene encoding crustacean hyperglycemic hormone yields MFGMQQNRSLNSVGRSRTVLLLVALLLCQESSASFIKLRPNTLREFQFLQCRGDYDKERYTALSRVCDDCHNLFRQPQVMTDCKSNCFRNSFFLTCVNLLKLEHLEDDFKNNIMIVSGNEL; encoded by the exons ATGTTCGGGATGCAG CAGAACCGCTCTCTGAACAGCGTGGGTCGAAGCCGTACTGTGCTGCTGCTGGTGGCTCTTCTGCTGTGCCAG gAATCCTCGGCCAGCTTCATCAAGCTCCGCCCAAATACCCTGCGCGAGTTCCAGTTCCTTCAGTGCCGCGGCGACTACGACAAGGAGCGCTACACCGCCCTCAGCCGCGTCTGCGATGACTGCCACAACTTGTTCCGACAGCCACAGGTCATGACGGACTGCAA atcGAACTGCTTCCGcaactccttcttcctcacctgcGTCAACCTCCTCAAGCTGGAACACCTCGAGGACGACTTCAAGAACAACATAATGATAGTCAGCGGAAACGAACTCTAG